In Rhodamnia argentea isolate NSW1041297 chromosome 1, ASM2092103v1, whole genome shotgun sequence, the genomic window CCTTGACTCTAGATGGAGATCATAACAATAATCAATAGTGTGCCCGGAAAGGCGGCAATGAGTACAAAAGCGGTTCGCTCGACCACCACCACGAGCTCCTCTAGAAGTATTAATACCACCACCGCGAACAGCACCTCGACCTTGAaaaccacgaccacgaccacgataAGAACTATCCGAATTCCAATGTCCACGACTACTAATACGGCCACGAGTCCCTTGACCTCCATGAGCCACCATAGCACTACTGTCTGAAATTGGTGAAGTCTTAGAACTGGAAGTGTAACGAGCAACTCGAGAATACACTTCTTCAATAGAAGGAAGAGTGCTTTGAGAGGTAATCTGTTGACGAAGAGCACTGTGATCCGGACCAAGACTACAAAAAAAGAGCACGGTTATCATGTCCGCTTCTCGTTGCTGCATCTGAGTAACTGTGGTAGCAGGTGGAAAATAAGACTTGAGGCGCCGATACAAAGATGCAAAATGAGCATAATGTTACGCTGGACCAGCATCAccaattttggcttcaaataaAACCTCACATATCACAAACCCGACTCATGTTATTCTGTCGCGAATACAATAAAGCACACTTTGTCCATACCTCACGTGCTGTAGTGCAATTCATGAAAAGATGATGAACAGATTCAGCCATACTTCCCCATAAAAGTGTACGCAAAGTGGCATCTACGTACTTTCATTCTTCTAGACTATCCGAATCTATAGGTGGTTCTTCTTCAAGCCATCTAGATCGGCgattagaataaataaaagttgaaagagCCATCGACCAAGAAGGGTAGTTGGTACCGTCCAACTTAACCAAGGTATTGTGTAAATTTGTCATACTATAATATGGACCAAAAGATACCGAACTCGAAGAAGCACTAGAGGGGCCCAACCCCGAAACAATTGATGGAGAACTAGATGAACTAGTAGACATCCTCACAAACTATTAATCAACGATCACTAGAAACTTGACCCGTATGCAATCAAGTAAAACACACCACTTACTATACTACTTCTTCGAGTATCCACAAATATTACTTCAAATTCAGACACAATATTCACACTTCTGACATCGCGGAACTCCAAATTCAGTCAAATCCAGTACCATGTTCAACGATCCCAGCAGCCACTCCAACTTCACTCACACTATCATCAATTCAGCCAAAAACATTATCAACTTCAACTCACTCCCACTTCTAACACAAAGATTCACTTCCACAGATTAGTAGATTTAGCCAAAAAACAGCAAACACAGCTCACTTCAACGGATCTCTTCCACAAATCATTCAACCAAATCAACAAACACCATTCATTCAATCTACATAACAGTAAGCCTCAGAAACTCCCTAAAGTACAATCGTTCGTGAGGAATCAACACATGGAGAGGTCTGAGGCAAGGAAAATCAAGTTCGACAACACTGATTTCTAGGTTTTTCTGACCTAGATGACTTTCAGCAACACTAGCTAGTAGTGTGCGACCCCGAAATCAAATCGCCTGACCTTGGGCGACACTGGGAGAGGTTGCCGGAGCCTAGGTGACGCCCGGGCGAGGTTGTCGGGACCGGGCGACTCGGGGCGAGGTTGCCGGGAGGCCGCCGGGACCTGGGCGACTCTTGGCGACGTTGCCGGAGCCTAGGCGACGCTGGGCAAGGTCGCCGGGAGGCTGCCGGGACCTGGGCGACTCTTGGCGAGGTCGCCGGAGCCTAGGCGACGCCGATCTTGAGTCACCGGTGAGATTTGCAGAGGCTGTTCTGCTTCTAGGGTTTACGTTTTGATTTTGGGCTCTGATATCATGTTAATGATAAAAGAGTGATTATTTTATTTACGAGAATAAGAGAAGTACTTATAGGCTCAAGATTAAGCCTAGTACAATTACACTTATATCCCAACATTACATTTAtaccccaacttgctaatactcTAACGGACTATTTCAGGAGTGTATTGCTTACGGTGCCCTTTTACCCGTTTGAGGCTTCTATAGTCATTAGGCTTCACTTTCATCAGAATTTGTTTGAgatcctcttatttatttatttatttattgcgaTTTTTATGATTAATTAGTAAACATATACTTGTTTCAGCATGGAGAACCAGGTGCTGCTGTGACTGATCTTCAGCCAGTGGATGTTATAATTTCTCATGTGCTTCAGGAGATATTATCTACGGTATGTCTGATCCTTGGCAGTTCACAATTACTGTAGGTAGATCTTTCTACTCTGAATTTCCTCACTGATTAAGTTGTTTCTCCATGTTATGCGTTCATAAGcacattgtttattttttctttcctaccTTGAATTCCTGGGAGAATTATTATATTAGAGGTCATTTGTTTGATGCTTAAAAGATCTATCTTTTTATCCTAGCATTTAGTAAGTATTTTGACTTCGATGTATAAATGCACGTATATTGCGCTAAGCTTATGGCTGCTTGACATACTTGCAGGAAACTGGCTATGTTCCTATCACACGAGGAAATAGAGTGGTACTCATGGTCAATGGGTAAGTCCaggaatttcttttcttctcttcttatgTTTAATCTATTGTGGATTGATGGAAGACCAATTAGACAGGATGTCAACTTTAAAGGCAGCTTATGTGAAAGTTGAGGATATGATACTGATATGTGTTGATGACGAGAAATTATTAAGGAGTAGGGCATTGTCTTCTGAGTTTTagaggatgatgaaacaaaaTGTTATTTCTGTTGCTTTGGACCAATTTCTGAGGATTAGGAAACTTTTTTATGCCTTGAAGCTGGGATAAAAGGTGCTACTTCTAGTGAAGCCAGTCACTTAAGAAAAATTTCCGGGAAAATCTTGAACCTGGCtggtggattttttttccatccaTCACGGTGCGTAGAAAGGTAGGTTGATCTTAGACTAATGTGAGTCGTACCTCTTGTTGATGCTTTAGAACGTAGTACGTGTAATGATATGTTACCTGACGGCAGAGTTTATATCTAcggatctttattttattgaagAGTTTGGACTCGGCAGTTATATTGGAAATTTGGCGCACATTAAGAACTAGAAAGGGCAGTATATTTGGTGCATTTTATCTGGATTTATCTTTGTGGAGTCTTATTAGAAAGAAATATCCCAAAGCAATGCCACAACATGCCATGCTGCATCATGTCTTAATCAGTACCAAACAGAACTAGGTAAAATCCTAGAGGTAAAGTACTTAGGAATCTGTGTATGTAAGTGCTTAGTGACAAATGAAGGACGGGACAGGAATGGAGGGATGGAGGTCGCACCGTAGCAGTTTCTGGAAGTTAGTAGCTTTTGAAGTAAACCTGATTCATTCGCTCAATCTTTCACAACTGATGAGATTATCAGTCACTCCATATTGATCATTAGCCCAAGAGGTGCTCCTTTTCCACGATGAAAGATCCAACTTTACTTGTATCATAAACCATGCAGGTTAGGTGCTACCCCTGTGATGGAGTTAATGATTGCTGCGGGAAAAGCAGTTCCTAAGCTGCAGCTTGAACATGGATTGGCTGTTGATAGAGTTTATACGGGATCTTTTATGACTTCTCTTGACATGGCAGGTTGGTGTTTGGGTACTGTGGCAAGAAGTTTCTTCTCAGCTATGCACAATTTATTATCGTCTCCTTTTATCAGGTTTCTCCATTACGATCATGAAATCTGATGAATCAATTCTGCAACATCTGGATGCTGCCACTAAGGCTCCTTATTGGCCTGTTGCTGTTGATGGTAAGTATTGATATCAGAACTATCTTGAATGTTCTGTTACACTGTTTAAATTGTTTGGCTGATATATTTGGTTGATGGTCTATATGCTGCAATGGCTGGATAAATCCATGCCGGTTTTTGCATGTGTATTCCATAGTTTCAAGTGAAGCATCTGAAATCATATCAATTACTTACTTTTACTTGCAGGTAATCGCCCTCCTGCAAAAATTCCTATCGCAATGCCATTGTCTCGTTCGACAAAGAGTGATGAGGTGTGTGCAAAGCAAAATTTTCTGCATGCTTTTGTATGAGAGACACAGAGAAATTTCTAAGTAAATTGTCTATTTAAGTCAGGAAAATTTTCATGACTTATGTCCATGCATGAAGTACTTTCATTACTGGGGTTAAATATTGAAAGTCTAGGAGAGCTAAAATATGGGCCATTGGGCCTTCCCGACTTTAGATCCTTAGTCGGCATGCTCCAATTCTTGGAAACTTGAACTTGCCTGTAGATAATGCTGGATAAATGTCTAGACCAGTTTCTCCTTGCTTTTACAGATATAACTGAGGACTGAGGTTAGCTGGCTTAATCTTTAAATAAGATCCTGTTAATGAAGAAAATACAGAAGATGACTGCCACAAATATGGGCTTTTACAATTTACAGTTCCTCATAGCTTTATTGGGATCGCAAAGAGATACATTGGTCCATGGAATTGGTAGAATATATTATCATATAAAAGAAAGCttaaacaaaagcaaataaGGAACCTTGGAATCAAACTGGAGAGACTATAATAATAGGTGGATGCAGTGGCCTACAAAGATTATCTAGCTCCTTGTcctatttgattgattgtgcttATTTATTAAGTCATATGAGCAGTTCAAATCCCGAATCCATGACATTTAAGGCTATAGAACATAGTCATTTGCTGTGCTGCTTTGAACTTACACTGATTTTTGTTGCGTGTGACTTGGTTAGCATAGCATTTTAACCTGACTTTATgtgattgattaatttttgtagtcaTTATGTCGGCCACTAAATTTAACTCAGCAAGGCTTTCTTCTTGAAATGGCTGTGGAATCAGCATCAAATGCAATTATTGGGTTGACCGACAGTTTGAATGAATGGGATGCCAGAGTTGGCGATGGTGACTGTGGATCAACTGTGAGTTCCTTTCCTACTCTCCATTTGTTGCTTCATTCTTCCTCATATGGTTCACATATGTTATTCATCCTCTATAGATGTATAAAGGCGCAACAGCTGTCCTGGATGATATGAAAAAGCAGTGAGTCTTCTCTATTATTCTATGGTCTAGCTTACTGCATAATTTTGATACTGTAATTTGAGGAGACGTTGTCAAGGAAATAAATTGACctgtttgttgttgttgctgccaAAGCTAGTATTGCTCATATGATAAGGTAACCTCGTGATGGTCATCTTATGTTGGACAGGTTCTTGCTGTCGGCTATATCTTAAACTCATTTCCCCCCGTCCTAGAGGGTTCCAAACCCACCCCTTTATATTGCAGTTGTATGTTGACATTGACTTAGGAAGGTTTTCTTGTAAATGTCATCTTTCTCCATTTGCCGCCTTGATTCCTGGTGCTATATGAAGAATTCATCTTTTACCCACAACAGAGTTTTTAATTTGGGTTACATTTGTTCTGTGTGACACATCTCTGCTGtttctgttccttttctttctccattgatTTATGAAGATCCAATATACACCTCCTTTCTTTTATAATCACCAATATTTCTGCAATGGTTAGATTATCTACCtcaccttttcattttttttcgtttattagaaaaattccatctCTAAATTGTACTTTGATCGGTTTCTTCTCTGATTAAGTGCAGCTGTTTGCAAAGATCTGTGCgttgttttttttcttgctaTTGTCTTTCTCAAAACTGTATTGATTTTTTCCTGATTTGATATGTTAATTCTCTTTGGCAGTTTTCCTCTAAATGATGCTGCAGAAACGATAAGCGAAATCGGTTCATCAATCAGGAGAGTCATGGGGGGTACCAGTGGGATAATGtactaattaaaatttttttttctttgttgtctttggtttcttcttctcagTCACACATGTTTAccctctctctgtttttcttcttttaaattgGGCAGATATGTCATAATGTGCAAGGCAGCATCTGCACACTTGAAAGCAAACAGCCAAGCGGATATTACAGCGAAACAATGTGAGATGACGCGCTTATGCCATATTATTCGATTGTGATGGCATCATCACTGAGCAAGTCTTTTGTTGTACAGGGGCCGAAGCACTTGAAGCCGCCATCACTGCAGTCAGTAGATACGGTGGTGCTAGTGCTGGTTATCGCACGCTATTAGATGCCCTTATCCCGGCATTGGAAGTTCTCAAAGAGGTACTTATCATCTTTTACAGTTGGAGGTGGTTGCGTGGCTTGAAATGTGATATCAACATGTTTATCTTATCAGAGGTTAGACGCTGGGGATGACCCTGTCACGGCTTTTGTGCTCTCATCAGAAGCAGCAGTGGCTGGAGCCGAGTCAACGAAGCACATGCAGGCTCAGGTGACCTTCTATGAATGATGCATGTAGAACCTCCTTATTTCATCCGAATTTGAAGCAAAGAACGAACTCATAAACAGATATGTGAAGTAAGGATTTTCCTAGTGCAAATGCTTTTCATGCAAAAGGTAAAAAGAGACAGGATTGTGGTAATCTCAACAATGTGACATCCCTCCCAGTCCTTGTTCATTTCCAGTTAATTGTTAAAAATCGAGTTCTGCAACTTAGAAGTCGGAAAAGGAACTCGACTTTCCCATCCGTCAGAATCGAAGTTAACTAAAGAGTAAATCTAAGTACCAAGATCAATCTAACAAGAAGCCTACTAAGAGATTACTTCTTCTTGCTTGTGATACAATACACATACAGAACATCATGCGTGCAAATTGTTTGCAGGCTGGTCGTTCAAGCTATGTCTCTGAAGATATCCTCTCGTCTGTCCCAGACCCCGGGGCCATGGCCGCAGCTTCCTGGTACAGAGCAGCGGCCTTAGCTGTTGAGGACAACTATAAAGTCTCGTGAGGCCATGTCGGACGAAGCCGCTATACATTCATCCTTCCTTTTGCTGCAAGTTAGCCGAGTAAACTTTTTGTCCCGTGACTCTTAACCATTTTGCTCTCCGCTTGCGCATGGAATGCGCAAGCCGAGAGAGCGAGTTTTTCCCCCCAATTCTTCGAACTCTCCACCCGAGATTGACTGTGAAGTTGAGATGCGGAGAAGAGAATAACATGCTTTACAATCCTAGTCTATCCCCCTGCTCCTGTTTCTCTTGTGCTTGGGTCCAACAGATGTGTTGGGCAATCGATCATTTTTATGACTTCGCTAGTAACTACTCAGACCTTACGCTATGACCGAGCTCTCTTAGAGACCGATACTACTGCGACCCGAAAGAAGTAACAAAAGCAGAATTACAAGACGATGTCATAGCTTGGCGTGCTGCGTGAAGTTCGGAGGCGGCAAAATGAGCTACTTTCGAGAGATAACGAACCTCAGCAACTCAATTCGCCTGTGCGTTCGATTACCCGACTCTAATTCGACCCTATCTTTACAAAGGTACACAGGTGGGGAAGTGATCCCAGTGTTTGTCACCACAGAATTTTATAGTCCGAATGGCATACCTTGGACCGACTGCGGATGAGTTCGCTCCCATAAATCAGGTtgattagactttttttttttttggattttcgagCGTTCGGAGAACAAATGAgtcaagaaaaatgtttttccgtcaatgaaaaaaatatcttcaaaagttaaaaagagaaaatcattttgcttcgtttttcctctcttcacttcttcactttcattttctttttaattattttaaaaaaaatgaacgattttttaaatttttattatgtattatttgtttttttttctttcttcctcggtCAGGTGTCCTTGATTGCTGACGGCCCAGGCTAGCGAGCCTCAAGCTCCCCTGTGGTCGTTGCCGCCGGTTGTGGTGGCGGAggtagaataaaaagaaaaaaaaaagaaaagaacaaaagaataaaaactaTTAAGAAGCTCAAATATTTTTGATATTTATAGAAATTCTCTACCTTAGCATAGGTTATATTAAGATAGTCGGCGTCCACGCcagtaattttcgatcaaataATGACgcgaaaaatcaaaataaaattttctcaataagtgaattaaaatattttaaatttatttttatacctCAACTAAATACCAAAATATATtggtattttcttaaaaaattgatttttcaaaaaatattatatttttcgcgaaacgaacggagGATTACTTCTTTGGATGGGAAGTTCTCTCGCGGCATATTGTCTTCTAGGACGTTGTGTACGGTTTGGCTTTACCcatttaaatctaattaattagAACTAATCTAGTTCTTACCAACTTACTAATCTGACCAATGACCACCGCCGGACGACCCCCTCCGTCGGGCGAaactttttggtattttcgtgattttctcttcttccaagGGCTAAAATTCAAAAGCTTATTGCTCTGGAGTCAAGCGGAGAGTCTGAATTTAAAAAGTTAACAACCCGTCCTTTACTCCAATCCTTCGACCAAAACCCGGAGCCCAAACGCGCAATCTCAGATCGAGCACTGCGATGGCGGAGCAGCTGACGGAAGAGCAGATCGCCGAGTTCAAAGAAGCCTTCAGCCTCTTCGACAAGGACGGCGATGGTACTCCCGTTCTCTATCTCTACTGACTTCGCACCTTGTGCCCAGAGATTCCTCGGTCCTCTTTGCATTATACGCCATTCGAAAAGCAGTGCGCTCGCGCTCGTTTGATTTTGAGTTTGGGACTCTCCTCTGCTCTTGTCGTGCGATTGGGGAAGTTTGGATTTGCTGTTTGGATGATTACCTGCGCAGTCATCAGTTGAagtctcctctttttctttctcttcgcTTTCGTATGGGTTTGAAGTGATTATGGGTAGCAGGGATTGGCcttaagttttcttcttttccctaatTATGAAGGTTATGTTCGACTTTTGGGCTCAAACATAGTGCAGGACGATTTGATTTGCATTTTGTGCCGTGTCTTGTTGCGATATGGTGAATGTGATGGGTGGAGCGAGCCTGGTAACTCAGAAGTGAAGTTTGAATGATCTTGTTAATATGCAAGTAAAATCAGTGGAAGTCCAAATGTGCCGTTTGCGTCATTTCACTGCCTTTCTCCAAAGACTAGAGGGTGCGAGTTGTGTGAGGGAATGAGCCCCATAGAGGCCTAGAGTTCCTGATCTCCAATAAGCCACAGACGTAGAAACTTCTGAATTTGTGgctgaaacctaaaaatatGATCCATCCCTTCAAATTGTACCTCTTGAGGTGGAACTGCCTCCTGCTTGAGTAAGAATAGCGGAAGTGTAGTAAATCGTCTGCTTTTTTTCCGCATTGTCGTCATCCCTCCGGGCATTTTGGGGAACCCTTGAGCTTTCACTTGTCGACCATCCTCCTTTTTGGACATCTTGCTCTTTTCCAATGTCCACTTGTCATGAAAGAGATCACCCTCATTCTGAATTGGTCGACAATGTAAACTAAGGTTATGCTGCGAAATGTTTATACTACTTGATGATTAAAATTAATGTTTTGTTTTGCGACCTTTACTTCTTCTGCTATACCCTATATTTAATTGTGTCCATGCAGGGCTGCGAGCGTGTCACTTTGCTCAAAATTTACTGAAATATACAGTTTTCTGTTGTGATTtactgatttttttccttccccgtAACTTTGATTTGCCTATAGAAAATGTTTTATGCAATATGATAGACACGTCACATGTGCATCACTATAGCTTTGATTTATTTTCCTCTCTCATCCTAACTTCTTGTTTGTATAGGCTGCATCACTACCAAAGAGTTAGGGACAGTTATGAGATCTCTGGGCCAAAATCCCACAGAAGCTGAATTACGAGATATGATCAACGAAGTTGATGCTGATCAAAATGGCACAATTGATTTCCCTGAATTTCTGAATTTGATGGCCCGGAAAATGAAGGTCAGTTTAAGTGCCACGTGTAGTGTTTTAGTTGTGGACTTTGGAGGCCTTTGAATGTTTGTATGTTTTGCCAAAGGTTGCAAACCAGCATTGGAGCCTTAAGCCTTATTATTTGCTTCACATCTTAGTGTCCAATTATTGTAGCATCAGTGACCCTGATGTTTTCCTCCCTGTTTTTGTGCTAACAATGAATTCCAGCACCACCAGGCGTGGTATttggtggaattttttttttctatattttttggtcTGGGGGCGTGGGGAATTGGAAAACTTTCTTGAAGGTCTGGGAAACCCTCCGCCAAAgctaaaattaacaaaaaaataaaatgaatggatCTCATCAAAAGTGGTACTTGAGGATCTGAGATGGCTGTGGGTACACCGTGACTGTAGTTTCGTGTGTTCTCTCCCTGTTTTACTGAAATTCTAATTGCAGATAGTATTACTTCCTGCCTCAGTATTGAGGGAAATCCTGTTATCAAACTCTGTAGAGACAATCCTGGAGTACTAGAGTATTTTCCTTTTAGACCTTTCAGTCTCTCATGAAAGATACGCATGTGTGATGTGTCATTTGTCAGTTAAAGCGTGCAGTCTGCAAAGCAAGACGAATCCGTGTTCTTCAGTTGATTTTCAATTCTAAGAAGGGGACTCTGCAATTGTTAGTCCATCATATCCTCTTACATTGACAATATTTCTGCTATTGCTTCATTTGGCATTTACATCTTGAAGGATACTGATTCTGAGGAGGAGCTCAAAGAAGCTTTCAAGGTCTTTGATAAAGATCAAAATGGTTTCATTTCTGCTGCGGAGGTAAACTTCATCTATGAGTGCTAGCATCTTCTTCTTGGTTATTTTCAGAACCAGCAACCACAACCAATTTCCAGAAGGGAAATGAGATTACTGCATTTATGACATTGTTCTTTATTGTGCAGCTCCGACATGTCATGACTAATCTCGGAGAAAAGCTTACCGatgaggaggtggaggagatgATTCGTGAAGCCGATGTTGATGGTGATGGTCAAGTGAACTATGAGGAATTCGTCAGGATGATGTTGGCGAAGTGATTGTGGGTACTGCACTGCTAAAGGGAGACAAGAGTCATTTACAAACGATTGGTAGTTTTATAAAACTGGAGTTTTTCTCCCCTTTCGTCGCGTGGTTTTTGGAAACCTTGAGCACATACATCCGGCTTTGTTCACTGTTATGTTTATCTGCGATATCTTTGCAGCGTTATTCTTATCTGATCGTTGTAGTCATTTCTTGTCTGGTTTTGAAACTGCTTTTCATTTCTGAAAGTGGAGAAAACGAGCTTATTGCATCaaagagatgatggaatgtgAAAATGGGGCTTGGGGCCGTGCGGACACGGGAGGAAATAATCAAAGATGAAAACAGACTGTTATCATAGGTCAATTATGCTTCTTTTGTGAGGAAGAACAATTAAACCGGTAATACTTCTTGAGGGAACCTCAATACCAGTTCAATAACCATGCCCAGGCGACTCTTTTGCGTAAATTTCCATGCCAGCCTGCTTTTTTCCACTCGCGGCTTGTTTCATGTCATAGATGTACTTGATCCGGAAATTTTGTTGTTTGGGAGCTTTTGAATACTTGGTGGGAGTATTATTAAACGCAGGCATAGAGTAGAAAACCCAAGCGTGGCCTCACCCAGAACTTAAATTAAAGGGAGCAAAATCTGGATAGGTAATGGATGGATCGGATCAGGGCACGGTGGTTCATACCAATTAACTTTTTAGATTCCAGTTTCATCCACCTTTCGGTTTTGGGTGAGAATTACGCCAAGAGGCGTCAGCGATGCTCTTGTTGATTGATCCAACGCTATCCAGAGTCATGTATGGTCATGGCGTGTGCAACTTGTCTCATGGGGTTCATCCTTGCGATCATCGTGAGCGAGAACTAAATGTCAAGGCTCACGACGAACTAAATGTCGAGGCTTTTTTCTGGTATCGGTTAAACCCTACAGGTCGTACGAACTAGTTGGTCTGATTTTCGGAAGTAGCCCGCTCGACATCTCATCTTGTCTTCGGTATTTCTATGGATGTCTACACGCATGTACAGCATGCATCCTGATATGCTTGAATCTTGATCTCTTTgagcttttgtcttttttctcgtCTTCTTATAGGCGCTctttggaagagagagaatgtcaACATGGATATGAGTGCGTGATGAGAAAGAGGTGAAAGCTAGCAAGAGAAACTGTGATAAACTCTTATCAAGTTAAATAGTTCTAAAAGCATAAATCTCTACACTGTATATATTCATGTTCTTGGAGCCAGATTATGGCAACAGGGACCGCATAAATAGTACACACCAATAAATCTGATAATGATGGCACAtggatatttcaaatttttccttgtctttccCCCTTCAGTCACCCTGTTTCTCGCACTGTTAGTTTGACCTAAACAAGCATTTCCTTCACTTATTCTGGAGCCGGCACTGttagaaatttaatttctttgcatttttaaGACAGGAAATTCTTAGAAAATTGCAACATCAGaagaaataagaagaagaagaagaacttctGAGGTCGGAAATTGTCTTCGATGAATCAAACCCTGTAAGAAATCACAATGtctgaattctctctctctctctctctctctctctctctctctcgtttcttCATATCATTGGCACAATTTGTCATGCTTGcctgcacacacacacacacacacacacacacacacacacacacacacacacacacacacacacacacacacacacacacatatatgaACAGCAATTGCAGATGTGAAGTTATAGCAGCAAAACTATAGTGGGATTAAAGACCATGTGAGATTTCCATAATCTTCTCCTCAAGAACAATGcagagaaaacaaaattcaaaaccaacAAAACAAGAACGAAAAATGAacccccagaaaaaaaaaataattaaagctAACTGCTAGAAATTTGATACtcgcttctctctctgtctctctctctctctcttctgtacTACTGAGTGGTGAGGGAGGAGGCATTGCCTGTGGAAGCAGAGGTGGAGTTGGAGGAGGAGTTCTTGTGGTTGTGCATCCACACCTTGAACACCTGCCTGCTCACCCCCAAGCTCCTGCAAAACCTCTCGATCTCATCCTCCTCATCCTTCCTCTGCATCTTCCACCCCAGCTTCTCCGCGAACgccatcatcttctccttctgctCCGCCGTGAACTTCGTCCTGAACCTCTTCCTCccccctccgcctccgccgccgccgctctcCGGCGAATCCGCCGCCATGTTCAGCTGCCTCCCCCGCCCGTACTCCACGAGCTCCCCACCGGCCAACTCGGCGGCGTCCCGGCCGCCCGACCGGCACACCATCAGCCCCCCGCCGCCGGCGTGGGCGGCAGCGTAGGTCACCTTCCGGTGGAAGTTGCGGTGGCAGCCGCACGCCGCGCAGTGGAGGCTGCCCGGGGAGGCGTCGTCCGATGTGAACTCGCCGCACCCGTCGGTCGCGTAGCTCCCCAAGCTGGCTGCATGGTTTCTCAAGCACTCTCTATATGCCTCATTCCTATTATCTCCTTccattcttcctctctttctctctcttctctctctctctctctctctctctattttgctgTGGTGGTGGTTGGTTTGGATATGTATTTTCGAGGAGTGGAATTATATACGGTGCCCATGCTGGGTGTTACTTGTATGTCATGTtctttatatataaaaaaaatgttttctagggTTTCTTAGCTTCTTCTTGCTCGCTCTTAGCTCATTCTGGATTCTAGCTGAGATGAATGTGAGTTGTGGAGCACTATGTTTGCTatgcagctctctctctctctctctctctctctctatgttaGAGAGaatatgtgtgtatgtatgtatgtgtgtgtaacATCTTCTAATGAGCAATCATGGGTTTCTGCTATCTTTTTAGCATATGCTGTCTTAAcgatccaaaaaagaaatttgcacGTCGTTTCCCCGCACCCAAAATGGAGCAGAATATTTAGATTTTGGATCCA contains:
- the LOC115748791 gene encoding putative 3,4-dihydroxy-2-butanone kinase, producing MACQGKKLINDPNDVVTEFIEGLVETYPGLQYLDGFPQVKVVLRADVSSETHDKVAVISGGGSGHEPAQAGYVGEGMLTAAICGDVFASPPVDSILAGIRAVTGPVGCLLIVTNYTGDRLNFGLAAEQAKAEGYKVETVIVGDDCALPPRRGIIGRRGLAGTILVNKVAGAAAAAGRSLPDVAAEAKRASEVIGTMGVALSVCTLPCPATSDRLGPEKMELGPGIHGEPGAAVTDLQPVDVIISHVLQEILSTETGYVPITRGNRVVLMVNGLGATPVMELMIAAGKAVPKLQLEHGLAVDRVYTGSFMTSLDMAGFSITIMKSDESILQHLDAATKAPYWPVAVDGNRPPAKIPIAMPLSRSTKSDESLCRPLNLTQQGFLLEMAVESASNAIIGLTDSLNEWDARVGDGDCGSTMYKGATAVLDDMKKHFPLNDAAETISEIGSSIRRVMGGTSGIIYVIMCKAASAHLKANSQADITAKQWAEALEAAITAVSRYGGASAGYRTLLDALIPALEVLKERLDAGDDPVTAFVLSSEAAVAGAESTKHMQAQAGRSSYVSEDILSSVPDPGAMAAASWYRAAALAVEDNYKVS
- the LOC115748795 gene encoding calmodulin, yielding MAEQLTEEQIAEFKEAFSLFDKDGDGCITTKELGTVMRSLGQNPTEAELRDMINEVDADQNGTIDFPEFLNLMARKMKDTDSEEELKEAFKVFDKDQNGFISAAELRHVMTNLGEKLTDEEVEEMIREADVDGDGQVNYEEFVRMMLAK
- the LOC115748797 gene encoding zinc-finger homeodomain protein 9-like; the protein is MEGDNRNEAYRECLRNHAASLGSYATDGCGEFTSDDASPGSLHCAACGCHRNFHRKVTYAAAHAGGGGLMVCRSGGRDAAELAGGELVEYGRGRQLNMAADSPESGGGGGGGGRKRFRTKFTAEQKEKMMAFAEKLGWKMQRKDEEDEIERFCRSLGVSRQVFKVWMHNHKNSSSNSTSASTGNASSLTTQ